Genomic window (Muntiacus reevesi chromosome 6, mMunRee1.1, whole genome shotgun sequence):
CTAGtttctttagggcttcccaggtggtgctagcagtaaagaacccgcctgccaatgcaggagacacaggaaaggagggttcaaatccctgggttgggaagatcccctgaaggagggctggcaacccagtccagtaattttgcctggagaatcctatggacagaggagcctggagagttacagtccatgggatcacagagtcagacatgactaaagtgacttggcacacacccATACTAGTTTCTTTATATCTTATTTCAGAACTTTGGAAAGATGTTCATTCAATCCAGCACCCTGATCTCTTAGGACCAAAGAAATCTGTTCCCCCTCCACCTTCCTGTCATGCCCAAACTTCTATGATGCCGCTCCTGTCTCTTTCCTCACTCCTGGGTGTTTGTGTCATGTGTTAAAGCgtatgttgttgctgctgctagaCTGCTGCAATTCACCAGGCCAACCATTCACCCTCTGGAAGCATCTTGAATTACCATCGCAGCCCTTTTTTCCATCCCAGGTCACATTATGGTATAAATCACCATCTTTCGCTTATCAAGAAGTTACAAGGGGCAAAGAGCAGCAGGGCTCCTTATTTGATCTCTGCAGCTCTGAGTTAGCAATGTGTGTTCTGTGGCTGGTCTCTGTAAATGGAGTAGAGAATGAGGAGTTTCTGGATTACTGTGTGCTGGTCCCAGCTCCATGGCCCTGGTGCGGGTCAGTCCCTCGGGGAGATGCTCTCGGACCTGAGGACCGCATCAAGTCATGCCTCAAGGCACGGAAGAGGCTGAGGAGGGACTGGGCCCAGACGTCCTTCTGATACCCTTGGGACAAGGCTGTGCGGTAGGCCGTGTAGGCTAGAGTCAGCGCTGTCCTTTCAAAGTCCTCTTTCTTGAGGATGCCCGGGCGGCTGGAGAGGCTGGCACTCAGCCGCCGGATGTCGGGGATGCTCTTGGGGATCACGTCATTGCAGACAGCCCGGAAGTCTGAAGCCTTCCGCAGGGAGGCCAGCTCCTCGTCCTTGATGGAGATCTTCAGGTCAGGGCTGATCTCAAGTTCAGCCAGCAGGAACTGAGGAGAAACACGGGGTGTGGAAAGGCATGAGGCACCCATGGTCATTGAGGACATCGCATCACCAGATTCATGATTACATGTGTTCATGTAAGGGAGGCGGCTCACAAACAACTTCGAaatcaagagacctgggttccaggtCTGACTTTCCTACTGTGTAACCCTGGATCGGTTACTTCACTTCTCTCAGCCTCGTTTCATCCCTCTGTGAAGTGCTTAACAGCAACAACACTTCACTGGGATAGTGTGAGGAGTAAATAAGACAAATATGGGCGGCATCTAACACCATGCCTGGTTCAAACCACTGTTAAGTGACTCTGTTGTTTCCACTGTCCTAAGTCACCCCTGTCTCGCCTTTCTCTCTCCTGCCAACCAAAAATCTTCTACAGCACAAATTGGCTATTTTTGATACTTTAAAATCAGAAGCTGGGTATTCGAAGGATGCAGAGAATTGTGCTAGGAATTAAGTGGGCTACAGAGATCTGTCCTCATTTGTTACCTGTTCTTTAAGGATGGGGTAAGGTCTGTCATTTGCACCCCCTGCTCTGTGCCCGGCTCGTATCAGGAATCTAATAAGTCCTGACTCTTCCCTCTGGCTCTGGCGTTCCCCAGCTCTGACCCATTTTCCATGCTACTGTCTGTTATCTTCCTAAAGCAGATCTGTTCCTCAGACTCCCATGTTCATAACTTGGCAAAGGCTGtgcattttccagtttgttccCCGAGGCAGGGTTTGAAATCTGCCGCCTGGCTCTGCCGCCTGGCTCAGCCACTTCTCAGCCAGACAGTTGTAGTCCTGGAGGACCTCAATGCAGGAGGGGGACTTGGGTGATCACTGGAGCCCCTTGTCTAACAGCTGAGGAGACTCGGGTCCAGAGAGGCACTGTGGCTTATGTAAGGTCATGTGGCCGATGGGCAGCAGAAGCAGAGCTAAAGCTCAGATCTGGAGCCTGCATCTTCACCGTCGAACCAGGCCACAGGGCCTTGGGAAATGCACTGTGGTCTGGAGGAGAAGTGGGGTCGTGGTGCCAGAGATgtgaaaggcagaggaagagagcCTTTGGGGTGGCCCCAGACTCGAAAATGGGGCTCTCCCTGTGTGAGGTTACCGAGACTCAGTGCCACTCAGACACCAGGTGTGGCATCATCTGGGCACTGCTGACCCATCCTGGCTTAAAGCCCCGGTGGGGGCAGACTGCCCTCTTCTGCTGCTTGGGTGCTGGTAGGGGCAACTCTGAGCCAAGTCTAAATCTCTAATTTTGCCTCCACTGAATTCCTAATGTTGTCCGTCCCTGGGATGACAGGTGGGACAGGAGAGGGGTACAAAGACCACTAGCCTTTGAGGTGGGCAGGATTCTGGGACCTCCACACACAAGTCTAGTCTGGTTCCCCAGGCAGCAGAGGCCACCCACTGTCAGGGGCTCAGGTCACTTCTCCAAAAACCACAGAGAAGGAGCAATGCCTGCTCCGTGACTTGGGTTGCTCACTCTGCCCTCTGCCTACCTCATAGAGCAGCTCTACTTCCTCCAGGGAGCTCTGCAGGATGGGGTTCAAGGGCAGCGATGAGGATCTCTTTGGCCGGTGGGCGGCAGGGAAGAGCACGGCTGCAAGAAATTAAGAGTGAGCTTGAGGGCTTGCTGTGTGCACTGGCTTTTCCCCGCGGGTGAACTCCAAGGTCAGCCAGCTACTCTTGAAAGTGACTCCGATTGGTGGTGGATGCAGAGGGGGAGAGGTGACAGACTGCCTTGGTGTGtcccagagagtcccaggcatATCAGAGGTTACTATTTCACACCAGTGATTCCAAACCTGGCTTCTCATCAGAATCATTTcagaaagttttgaaaaatacGTATGTCTAAGGCCTTTATGGGCCTTTATGTTAGAACAAAAACATTTATAATAGTTATGACATAGGAGcaacctgagtgttcattgacagatgaatggataaagaagtggtacgTATACATAAACAATGGGATGTTACTCAgatatcaaaaagaatgaaataatgccatttgctgcaacatgggtGCACCCAGAGATGATCACCCTAAGGAAAGTaaatcagaggaaaacaaatatatgatatcccttatatgtggaatctaaaataaaatgaaatttatttacaaaatggaaatagactcacaaacagagaaaacaaacctatggttaccaaaggttgggggggggggataaattaggcaTTTGGGATTAGTagaggcaaactattatatatagactagataagcaacaaggacctattgaatagcacagggaactatacccaatatcttgtaataacatgtAACGGAAAAAGGATCTATAAACAGAATCTtgatgtgtataactgagtcacttggatgtacacctgaaactaacacattagaaatcaactatatttcaatacaaataaaaaaaaagagatgagcaAACCATTGACCATCACCTCCCCCAATTCAACAAACAACTCCCTCATGCTACTGTTCCCTACTAACACTGCACATTTCAGCACTTTATCAGAATGAAGTGTACTGGTTTATGTTTATTGATAACCCTTTGAATCAGAGATGCAGACATCCGACTTATTCTCCTGCCACCTGGAGGGGAGCTGCCAGGAATCTAAGCGCAGGTGATGAAGTGTAGGAAGAGCGCTGCACAGACCCTGCCACTGGCTCTGGGGGGGTGTGATGTCAAGGGCTTGACTCAGAAACAGGCATTTGCTATAAAATCAGTGACTTGACACAGAAGTTCCTCAGTGGCTGCATGGAGATGTAGTGGCTGGGAGAAGATGGGCAAGCTGCTAGAGGCAGACAGGACCAAGAATTAGGAGCAGACGGAGGACAcgagaaagagaagacagaataTTAtaggaattgttgttgttgtttagtcactaagttgtgtccagctctttgtgaccccatggattatactctgccaggctcctctgttcatggcatttcccaggcaagaatactggagtgtgttgctgtttccttctccaggggatcttactgacccagggatcgaacccatgtttcctgcattggcagctgaatcctttaccactgagccacacgaGAAGCCCACTGTAGGAACAGTCATTAGAAATTGCACTCTTCCTGGACCCACCAGGCTAGAAGCAGGTGGCCCCATCCACCCCCACAGCCCCTCCATGTCCCAAGACATGGTGCAGAAAGGATTGGCAAGCTCACTGTCAGCTGTAAGAAAAATGGGCCACTTCTTTGAGACACTTGGTTGTGATCTACCAGAAGCCTGGGCAAGTAGCTATAAAAACTGGTGAGACTTCAAGGGAAGGTTCATTCCCTGAAGTTGTGCAAAGCACAATTTGCATATTTGTACATGATCGCTCAGTTTCTTGACTATGGTGACCTTGGACCAACAGGGAAGGGTCCAGTGATGTCCAGAGTGCAATGTTGAAGAAGGGAACTGCAGAAGCATTTAGAAGGATTACTATCAGAAGTGATAACAGTGAAACATCTTTGATATAAAGGACATTTCCTGAAAAGCTCACTGGTGGGAACCTAACTTCCTGGAAAAACTGCCTGGCTATAGAATTGCTGTAACACTGCCATCTCTGTAATCCATTTATTATCTAGCCCACAAGTTCCTCAGGGGCTTGGATAAATATGCTTTCAGATTTCTGTCTGCCCAGTGGAGAACCTGGCAGGCTTTCAGGGTGCACACAAGTTGCAGATGTTGGCAGACTAAATCCCTACACTGAAGGGGACCTTGACAGGCAGGAGGACAGCCCTCCTTCCCCAGACCACCTTGGGGGACGGAGCCTACGAACTCCAGAGCAGTAGTTCCTCACCCAGAATTTTAGCAGAATTTGTTCTCTTTGCCAGAAAAGTGCCCCTTTCCCATAGAATCATAGATTTTAGGGTCTGAGTGAGCCTCTGCTCACTTGAGGCCTCTGCCTGTGGTCTCAGGTGGAGCCAAAGAGGGCAAGGCATCTACTCCTCATATTTGTAACCTTGACCCCATGTGAGCATCACCCAGGGCACCTGGAGAAATTCTGATTGAAGTGACTAGTGATTGGGATAGTCAACTTTTTGAAAGCTTTCTAGGGGCTTCGAATGGCAGCCTGGGTTGTGAATCAGAGGAAGCTTGACCAAAAACTGTGTAGAAGGAGCTGGCCAGGCTGAGTGGCCACTTCCAGTTTAGCCCGGGGCTTCTCAACCTTGACTATGTtgtagaatcacctgggagctttaaagacctaaatgcccAAAACTGCCTCCCAGGCATCTCTGGGGTGGATGGATGTAGGCGTTGGGACTCCTGACAGCTCCCAGGTATTACAAAAGGCAGGCAGGGTCTGTAACCACTGTGTTATCCAGACCCACTGCCAAGCTGTGGGTGCCCTGCTAGAGTTGAGAGTTGCTTCCCATCTGACAGGGCCTTATGCGGGCATCtgaagagatgaaagagacatcctaaaggaaatcagtcctgaatattcattggaaggattgatgctgaagttgaaactccaatactggcCACctgattctccaagccaggcttcagcaatatgtgaggcgtgaacttccagatgttcaagctggttttagaaaaggcagaggaaccagagatcaaattgccaacatctgctggatcattgagaaagcaagagagttccagaaaaacatctatttctgctttattgactatgccaaagccttcgactgtgtggatcacaataaactgtggaaaattctgaaagagatgggaataccggaccacctgacctgcctcttgagaaacctgtatgcaggtcaggaagtaacagttagaactggacatggaacaacagactggttccaaataggaaaagtacatcatgagaaacgctgggctggaagaagcacaagctggaatcaagattgccaggagaaatatcaatgacctcagatatgcagatgacaccacacttatggcagaaagtgaagaacaaaagagcctcttgatgaaagtgaaagaggagagtgaaaaagttggcttaaagctcaacattcagaaaactaagatcatggcatctggtcccatcacttcatggcaaatagatggggaaacagtggaaacagtggtggactttatttttctgggctccaaaatccctgcagatggtgattgcagccatgaaattaaaagacgcttgctccttggaaggaaagttttgactaacctagatagcatattgaaaagcagagacattactttgccatcaaaggtctgtatagtcaaggctatgttttttccagtagtcacgtatgggtgtgagagttggactataaagaaaactgagcgccaaagaatcgatgcctttgaactgtggtgttgaagactcttgagagtcccttggactgcaaggagatccaaacagtccatccttaaggagatcaatcctgggtgttcatcggaaggactgatgttgaagctgaagctgcaatactttggccatctgatgtgaagagctcactggaaaagaccctgatcctgggaaagattgagggcaggaggagaaggggatgacagaagatgaggcggttgaatggcatcaccgattcaatggacatgagtttgggtggactctgggagttggtgatggacagagaggcccagtgtgctgcgattcatggggtcacaaagagtcggacatgactgagcaactgaactgaactgaactgatgtgaagaactgattcatttgaaaagaccctgatgctggaaaagattgaaggtgggaggagaaggggacgacagaggatgagatggatggatggcgtcactggctcaatggacatgagtttgagtaaactctgggagttggtgatggacagggaggcttggtgtgctgcggtccatggtgtcacaaagagttggacacgactgagcgactgaactgaactgaagagagcaAGCCCCTTGTGTCCTTGGATACAGAGATGGAGGCACAAGGAGATGTGCGCTTTCCTTG
Coding sequences:
- the FAM180A gene encoding protein FAM180A produces the protein MCWKTLLLLLLYSDAQATLSHRWTRAVLFPAAHRPKRSSSLPLNPILQSSLEEVELLYEFLLAELEISPDLKISIKDEELASLRKASDFRAVCNDVIPKSIPDIRRLSASLSSRPGILKKEDFERTALTLAYTAYRTALSQGYQKDVWAQSLLSLFRALRHDLMRSSGPRASPRGTDPHQGHGAGTSTQ